From a single Miscanthus floridulus cultivar M001 chromosome 8, ASM1932011v1, whole genome shotgun sequence genomic region:
- the LOC136474589 gene encoding F-box protein SKIP31-like: MDGLPRELCLKIFHLLDHQSLASAPQVCRKWSALTSDDELWRKLFNDRWGADAAAFYAPEGSKSWKDVFVVQDRCDRYGLGVRIIREGKDYYLIYQGEIQRYLGSRQDTDGDCGKNAPQQDAGDEHRQISNRILFFLGDLEKACADAKRVKA; this comes from the exons ATGGATGGGTTGCCTAGAGAACTGTGCCTCAAGATCTTCCACCTCCTGGATCACCAGTCCCTCGCTTCTGCTCCCCAAG TTTGCAGGAAATGGAGTGCGTTGACCTCCGACGATGAACTGTGGCGCAAGCTGTTCAACGACAGGTGGGGAGCAGACGCCGCAGCGTTCTACGCGCCGGAGGGCTCCAAGTCTTGGAAGGACGTCTTCGTCGTGCAGGACCGGTGCGACCGATACGGACT GGGTGTCAGGATCATCAGGGAAGGGAAGGACTACTACCTGATCTACCAGGGCGAGATCCAGAGGTACTTGGGCTCCCGCCAGGACACGGACGGCGACTGCGGCAAGAACGCGCCGCAGCAGGACGCTGGGGACGAGCACCGGCAGATATCCAACCGGATCCTGTTCTTCCTTGGGGATCTGGAGAAAGCCTGTGCGGACGCCAAACGTGTCAAGGCCTGA